From a single Asticcacaulis sp. MM231 genomic region:
- a CDS encoding creatininase family protein, which yields MLLAKSTWCEIDERLKSSRTVIIPIGSNEQHGPMGLLGTDWMCPEIISHAAEKQGNILIAPTFNIGMAQHHLGFAGTISLRPTTFMSAIEDWVDLLARHGFDRIYFLNGHGGNVATIEATFSQIYSHYSYSGNPCPFILKLRNWWDLPGVLRLCAKLYPKGHGSHATPSEIAVTFAAYPDFVRSAPMEPQIAPDGPIRDALDYRARFADGRIGSDSALATIEQGQQIIAAAVTALIDDVAKFDAE from the coding sequence ATGCTTCTGGCCAAGTCTACCTGGTGCGAGATCGATGAGCGCCTGAAAAGCTCGCGCACCGTCATCATTCCCATCGGCTCCAACGAGCAGCATGGGCCCATGGGCCTGCTCGGCACCGACTGGATGTGTCCGGAAATCATCTCTCATGCGGCCGAAAAGCAGGGCAATATTCTGATCGCTCCCACCTTCAATATCGGCATGGCGCAACACCATCTGGGTTTTGCCGGCACCATATCCCTGCGCCCCACCACCTTCATGTCGGCCATCGAAGACTGGGTGGATTTGCTGGCCCGCCACGGTTTCGACCGGATCTATTTCCTCAATGGCCATGGCGGCAATGTCGCCACCATCGAGGCGACCTTTTCCCAAATCTATTCCCACTATTCCTATTCCGGCAATCCGTGCCCGTTCATTCTGAAACTGCGCAACTGGTGGGATTTGCCAGGGGTCTTACGCCTGTGCGCCAAGCTCTATCCCAAGGGGCACGGCAGCCACGCCACCCCTTCGGAAATCGCCGTGACCTTTGCCGCCTATCCGGATTTCGTCAGGTCAGCCCCCATGGAACCACAGATTGCCCCCGATGGCCCGATCCGTGATGCGCTCGATTACCGCGCCCGCTTTGCGGATGGCCGGATCGGTTCGGATTCGGCCCTGGCCACCATCGAGCAGGGCCAGCAGATCATCGCCGCCGCCGTCACCGCCCTTATCGACGATGTGGCAAAGTTCGACGCCGAGTAA